From a region of the Nyctibius grandis isolate bNycGra1 chromosome 10, bNycGra1.pri, whole genome shotgun sequence genome:
- the DENND6A gene encoding protein DENND6A isoform X2 codes for MSLRERSPSGAVEAGEDAAAPDGPDRCLSLLPWDRFSTWLHCVCVVGFDLELGQAVEGPAGIGHFLWCRRCTAAGEARRRSERNVIVQNPSKGGACGGVACAERAGARCAKALAGHSCHGAGDSNSGCLGDTQFCFRFRRSPGRKVSLCCFLDQLDRDLPVYLKKDPAYYYGYVYFRQVRDKSLKRGYFQKSLVLISKLPYVHLFRTILKQIAPEYFEKSEAFLEAVCSDVDRWPPPIPGKILHLPIMDIIMKLRIPTYRDKPGTTPIVQNMHQADAQISMALPTVHEVDLFRCFCPVFFHIQMLWELVLLGEPLVVMAPSPSESSETVLALVSCISPLKYCSDFRPYFTIHDSEFKEYTTRTQAPPSVILGVTNPFFAKTLQHWPHIIRIGDIKLPGEVPKQVKVKKLKNLKTLDSKPGVYTSYKPYLNKDEEIVKQLQKGVQQKRPTEAQSVILRRYFLELTESFIIPLERYVASLMPLQKCISPWKSPPQLRQFSQDDFMKTLEKAGPQLTSGLKGDWIGLYRHFLKSPNFDGWFRSRQKEMTQKLEALHLEALCNENLVFWSQKHTEVETVDLVLKLKNKLHL; via the exons GGCCCCGCCGGAATCGGGCACTTCCTCTGGTGCCGGCGTTGCACAGCGGCGGGGGAAGCTCGGCGGCGCTCTGAGAGGAACGTGATTGTGCAAAACCCCAGCAAGGGGGGAGCGTGCGGCGGCGTAGCGTGCGCGgagcgggcgggagcgcgctGTGCGAAAGCCTTGGCCGGCCACAGCTGTCACGGAGCGGGAG ATTCTAATTCAG GTTGTCTTGGGGACACACAGTTTTGTTTTAGATTTCGACGGTCTCCTGGAAGGAAAGTCTCATTGTGTTGTTTTCTGGACCAATTGGATAGAGATCTACCAGTTTACTTAAAG aaagaTCCAGCATATTACTACGGCTATGTATATTTCAGACAAGTGCGAGACAAATCATTAAAAAGAGGCTACTTCCAGAAG TCGCTGGTCCTCATCAGCAAACTACCTTATGTCCATCTCTTCCGCACCATCCTTAAGCAAATAGCAccagaatattttgaaaaaagtgAAGCTTTCCTGGAAGCAG tttgtAGTGATGTTGATCGTTGGCCACCACCAATTCCAGGGAAAATACTCCATTTGCCTATTATGGATATCATAATGAAG ttgcGGATTCCAACATACCGTGACAAGCCTGGAACAACGCCAATAGTACAGAATATGCACCAG GCAGATGCTCAGATCTCTATGGCTTTACCGACTGTTCATGAAGTAGATCTTTTCAG GTGTTTCTGCCCAGTGTTCTTTCACATTCAGATGCTTTGGGAACTAGTACTGCTAGGAGAACCACTTGTCGTGATGGCACCATCACCATCAGAATCTTCAGAAACTGTGTTGGCACTTGTTAG TTGTATTTCACCGTTAAAGTACTGCAGTGATTTCAGGCCATACTTTACCATACATGACAGTGAATTCAAAGAATATACAACTCGGACACAAGCCCC ACCATCTGTCATTCTAGGGGTGACAAATCCTTTTTTTGCTAAAACACTTCAGCACTGGCCTCACATTATCCGAATTGGAGATATTAAACTTCCAG GTGAAGTTCCAAAGCAGGTGAAAGTGAAAAAACTGAAGAACCTAAAAACTTTGGACTCCAAACCTG gtgtTTATACCTCTTACAAGCCATACTTGAACAAAGATGAAGAAATCGTTAAACAGTTACAAAAG ggtgTACAACAGAAACGTCCTACAGAAGCACAGAGTGTGATTCTTCGGCGGTATTTTTTGGAATTGACGGAAAGTTTCATTATTCCATTA gAACGTTATGTGGCAAGCCTAATGCCTTTGCAAAAATGCATATCGCCATGGAAG AGTCCACCACAACTGAGGCAGTTTAGCCAAGATGACTTCAtgaagacactggaaaaagcagGCCCACAGCTCACATCAGGTTTAAAAGGAGACTGGATAGGACTTTACAG GCATTTTCTGAAATCACCCAACTTTGATGGCTGGTTTAGGAGCCGGCAGAAAGAAATGACACAGAAGTTGGAGGCCCTGCATTTAGAAGCACTCTGTAATGAG AACTTGGTTTTCTGGAGTCAGAAGCATACTGAAGTAGAAACGGTGGATCTTGTCTTAAAGTTAAAGAATAAACTG CATCTTTAA
- the DENND6A gene encoding protein DENND6A isoform X1 — protein MSLRERSPSGAVEAGEDAAAPDGPDRCLSLLPWDRFSTWLHCVCVVGFDLELGQAVEGPAGIGHFLWCRRCTAAGEARRRSERNVIVQNPSKGGACGGVACAERAGARCAKALAGHSCHGAGDSNSGCLGDTQFCFRFRRSPGRKVSLCCFLDQLDRDLPVYLKKDPAYYYGYVYFRQVRDKSLKRGYFQKSLVLISKLPYVHLFRTILKQIAPEYFEKSEAFLEAVCSDVDRWPPPIPGKILHLPIMDIIMKLRIPTYRDKPGTTPIVQNMHQADAQISMALPTVHEVDLFRCFCPVFFHIQMLWELVLLGEPLVVMAPSPSESSETVLALVSCISPLKYCSDFRPYFTIHDSEFKEYTTRTQAPPSVILGVTNPFFAKTLQHWPHIIRIGDIKLPGEVPKQVKVKKLKNLKTLDSKPGVYTSYKPYLNKDEEIVKQLQKGVQQKRPTEAQSVILRRYFLELTESFIIPLERYVASLMPLQKCISPWKSPPQLRQFSQDDFMKTLEKAGPQLTSGLKGDWIGLYRHFLKSPNFDGWFRSRQKEMTQKLEALHLEALCNENLVFWSQKHTEVETVDLVLKLKNKLLRADREQLPVKTDTLKKLQAHINDIILALPDDLQDILLKTGTT, from the exons GGCCCCGCCGGAATCGGGCACTTCCTCTGGTGCCGGCGTTGCACAGCGGCGGGGGAAGCTCGGCGGCGCTCTGAGAGGAACGTGATTGTGCAAAACCCCAGCAAGGGGGGAGCGTGCGGCGGCGTAGCGTGCGCGgagcgggcgggagcgcgctGTGCGAAAGCCTTGGCCGGCCACAGCTGTCACGGAGCGGGAG ATTCTAATTCAG GTTGTCTTGGGGACACACAGTTTTGTTTTAGATTTCGACGGTCTCCTGGAAGGAAAGTCTCATTGTGTTGTTTTCTGGACCAATTGGATAGAGATCTACCAGTTTACTTAAAG aaagaTCCAGCATATTACTACGGCTATGTATATTTCAGACAAGTGCGAGACAAATCATTAAAAAGAGGCTACTTCCAGAAG TCGCTGGTCCTCATCAGCAAACTACCTTATGTCCATCTCTTCCGCACCATCCTTAAGCAAATAGCAccagaatattttgaaaaaagtgAAGCTTTCCTGGAAGCAG tttgtAGTGATGTTGATCGTTGGCCACCACCAATTCCAGGGAAAATACTCCATTTGCCTATTATGGATATCATAATGAAG ttgcGGATTCCAACATACCGTGACAAGCCTGGAACAACGCCAATAGTACAGAATATGCACCAG GCAGATGCTCAGATCTCTATGGCTTTACCGACTGTTCATGAAGTAGATCTTTTCAG GTGTTTCTGCCCAGTGTTCTTTCACATTCAGATGCTTTGGGAACTAGTACTGCTAGGAGAACCACTTGTCGTGATGGCACCATCACCATCAGAATCTTCAGAAACTGTGTTGGCACTTGTTAG TTGTATTTCACCGTTAAAGTACTGCAGTGATTTCAGGCCATACTTTACCATACATGACAGTGAATTCAAAGAATATACAACTCGGACACAAGCCCC ACCATCTGTCATTCTAGGGGTGACAAATCCTTTTTTTGCTAAAACACTTCAGCACTGGCCTCACATTATCCGAATTGGAGATATTAAACTTCCAG GTGAAGTTCCAAAGCAGGTGAAAGTGAAAAAACTGAAGAACCTAAAAACTTTGGACTCCAAACCTG gtgtTTATACCTCTTACAAGCCATACTTGAACAAAGATGAAGAAATCGTTAAACAGTTACAAAAG ggtgTACAACAGAAACGTCCTACAGAAGCACAGAGTGTGATTCTTCGGCGGTATTTTTTGGAATTGACGGAAAGTTTCATTATTCCATTA gAACGTTATGTGGCAAGCCTAATGCCTTTGCAAAAATGCATATCGCCATGGAAG AGTCCACCACAACTGAGGCAGTTTAGCCAAGATGACTTCAtgaagacactggaaaaagcagGCCCACAGCTCACATCAGGTTTAAAAGGAGACTGGATAGGACTTTACAG GCATTTTCTGAAATCACCCAACTTTGATGGCTGGTTTAGGAGCCGGCAGAAAGAAATGACACAGAAGTTGGAGGCCCTGCATTTAGAAGCACTCTGTAATGAG AACTTGGTTTTCTGGAGTCAGAAGCATACTGAAGTAGAAACGGTGGATCTTGTCTTAAAGTTAAAGAATAAACTG TTGCGGGCTGACAGAGAACAGCTTCCTGTGAAAACTGACACACTGAAAAAGCTGCAGGCACACATCAATGATATTATACTAGCACTTCCAGATGACTTACAGGACATCTTGCTCAAAACTGGCACAACATGA
- the DENND6A gene encoding protein DENND6A isoform X3 codes for MSLRERSPSGAVEAGEDAAAPDGPDRCLSLLPWDRFSTWLHCVCVVGFDLELGQAVEVIYPPHSKLTDKEKTNICYLSFPDSNSGCLGDTQFCFRFRRSPGRKVSLCCFLDQLDRDLPVYLKKDPAYYYGYVYFRQVRDKSLKRGYFQKSLVLISKLPYVHLFRTILKQIAPEYFEKSEAFLEAVCSDVDRWPPPIPGKILHLPIMDIIMKLRIPTYRDKPGTTPIVQNMHQADAQISMALPTVHEVDLFRCFCPVFFHIQMLWELVLLGEPLVVMAPSPSESSETVLALVSCISPLKYCSDFRPYFTIHDSEFKEYTTRTQAPPSVILGVTNPFFAKTLQHWPHIIRIGDIKLPGEVPKQVKVKKLKNLKTLDSKPGVYTSYKPYLNKDEEIVKQLQKGVQQKRPTEAQSVILRRYFLELTESFIIPLERYVASLMPLQKCISPWKSPPQLRQFSQDDFMKTLEKAGPQLTSGLKGDWIGLYRHFLKSPNFDGWFRSRQKEMTQKLEALHLEALCNENLVFWSQKHTEVETVDLVLKLKNKLLRADREQLPVKTDTLKKLQAHINDIILALPDDLQDILLKTGTT; via the exons GTAATATATCCTCCACATTCAAAACTCACAGATAAAGAG AAAACCAATATTTGCTATTTGTCTTTTCCAGATTCTAATTCAG GTTGTCTTGGGGACACACAGTTTTGTTTTAGATTTCGACGGTCTCCTGGAAGGAAAGTCTCATTGTGTTGTTTTCTGGACCAATTGGATAGAGATCTACCAGTTTACTTAAAG aaagaTCCAGCATATTACTACGGCTATGTATATTTCAGACAAGTGCGAGACAAATCATTAAAAAGAGGCTACTTCCAGAAG TCGCTGGTCCTCATCAGCAAACTACCTTATGTCCATCTCTTCCGCACCATCCTTAAGCAAATAGCAccagaatattttgaaaaaagtgAAGCTTTCCTGGAAGCAG tttgtAGTGATGTTGATCGTTGGCCACCACCAATTCCAGGGAAAATACTCCATTTGCCTATTATGGATATCATAATGAAG ttgcGGATTCCAACATACCGTGACAAGCCTGGAACAACGCCAATAGTACAGAATATGCACCAG GCAGATGCTCAGATCTCTATGGCTTTACCGACTGTTCATGAAGTAGATCTTTTCAG GTGTTTCTGCCCAGTGTTCTTTCACATTCAGATGCTTTGGGAACTAGTACTGCTAGGAGAACCACTTGTCGTGATGGCACCATCACCATCAGAATCTTCAGAAACTGTGTTGGCACTTGTTAG TTGTATTTCACCGTTAAAGTACTGCAGTGATTTCAGGCCATACTTTACCATACATGACAGTGAATTCAAAGAATATACAACTCGGACACAAGCCCC ACCATCTGTCATTCTAGGGGTGACAAATCCTTTTTTTGCTAAAACACTTCAGCACTGGCCTCACATTATCCGAATTGGAGATATTAAACTTCCAG GTGAAGTTCCAAAGCAGGTGAAAGTGAAAAAACTGAAGAACCTAAAAACTTTGGACTCCAAACCTG gtgtTTATACCTCTTACAAGCCATACTTGAACAAAGATGAAGAAATCGTTAAACAGTTACAAAAG ggtgTACAACAGAAACGTCCTACAGAAGCACAGAGTGTGATTCTTCGGCGGTATTTTTTGGAATTGACGGAAAGTTTCATTATTCCATTA gAACGTTATGTGGCAAGCCTAATGCCTTTGCAAAAATGCATATCGCCATGGAAG AGTCCACCACAACTGAGGCAGTTTAGCCAAGATGACTTCAtgaagacactggaaaaagcagGCCCACAGCTCACATCAGGTTTAAAAGGAGACTGGATAGGACTTTACAG GCATTTTCTGAAATCACCCAACTTTGATGGCTGGTTTAGGAGCCGGCAGAAAGAAATGACACAGAAGTTGGAGGCCCTGCATTTAGAAGCACTCTGTAATGAG AACTTGGTTTTCTGGAGTCAGAAGCATACTGAAGTAGAAACGGTGGATCTTGTCTTAAAGTTAAAGAATAAACTG TTGCGGGCTGACAGAGAACAGCTTCCTGTGAAAACTGACACACTGAAAAAGCTGCAGGCACACATCAATGATATTATACTAGCACTTCCAGATGACTTACAGGACATCTTGCTCAAAACTGGCACAACATGA
- the ARF4 gene encoding ADP-ribosylation factor 4, with product MGLTISSLFSRLFGKKQMRILMVGLDAAGKTTILYKLKLGEIVTTIPTIGFNVETVEYKNICFTVWDVGGQDKIRPLWRHYFQNTQGLIFVVDSNDRERIQEAAEELQKMLQEDELRDAVLLLFANKQDLPNAMAISEMTDKLGLQSLRNRTWYVQATCATQGTGLYEGLDWLSNELSKR from the exons ATGGGCCTCACCATCTCCTCGCTCTTCTCACGACTCTTCGGCAAGAAGCAGATGCGCATCCTCATGG TTGGTTTGGATGCTGCTGGCAAGACAACTATTCTTTATAAACTGAAACTAGGAGAAATTGTCACCACAATTCCCACTATTG gCTTTAATGTGGAAACGGTagaatataaaaacatttgtttcacaGTTTGGGATGTTGGTGGTCAAGATAAAATTAGACCTCTTTGGAGGCATTATTTCCAAAACACACAG GGCCTCATTTTTGTGGTAGACAGCAATGACAGAGAGAGAATccaggaagcagcagaagagctgcagaaaatg CTTCAGGAGGATGAGCTGCGAGAtgcagtgctgcttctgtttgcaaacaaacaaGATCTGCCAAATGCCATGGCAATCAGTGAAATGACAGATAAACTAGGTCTTCAGTCTCTGCGTAACAGAACT TGGTACGTCCAGGCTACCTGTGCTACGCAAGGAACTGGTCTGTACGAGGGACTTGACTGGCTGTCAAATGAACTCTCAAAACGCTAA